The following proteins are encoded in a genomic region of Fusarium oxysporum f. sp. lycopersici 4287 chromosome 1, whole genome shotgun sequence:
- a CDS encoding hypothetical protein (At least one base has a quality score < 10) produces MMRSSAWAALSWRALIFSLLWTAVAAKQDKPTVDASVAKHPPLNLNYFEDSDIVVFQDIEERNIWRSEDAGKTWAQVPDIPDRSATFLYLHPFDSNSAFVLTKDRKHYKTEDRGKSWSEFNSGTMPSAFQPDTLVFHAGDPKRIIFNGMNCDGIFCDEETTYTIDGFKTVQQLRPSTSGCWWAKANREFTTGDAELDKTRILCIVTDPLSLFKTSQKLCVSDNFFAKGSGGKFDEFEPSLDGQRDVTGVVNIAAVKSFILLASSSAGSDEMTLFVTSDAQFWHRAMFPTDDSHDHSHKINQEAYTVLESTNYSIQVDVMTSHPSTPMGVIFTSNSNGTYFTENIPYTNRNVKGHVDFEKISGIQGIFLVNTVENGKDVDAKNARKVVVTQITFDDGRTFEPVKAGQDRIHLHSMTDIDNIGRIFSSPAPGLVMGNGNTGAALGEFESSNLYVSDNAGVSWKKALEGPHKYEFGDTGGILVAVRDSLKEDVDKISFSLDYGENWESAPLPDGLKVRPVILTTTQDSTSLKFLLVGEKDRTFHMIAINFEGMEKRTCESKDMESWYARVDDKGAATCIMGHKQTYNRRKKSADCFLKADFRDPEPVIENCECTDADFECDYNFQRDPDDNKVCKKVGPVPIPEGSCKGKDETFKGSSGWRLIPGNTCTRKSGAQKDDPVERKCSDGGSSGGGSTPGTPASGEISLKINEFTDIKGQDMQKFYLMGVESESPTSEVVIARPIGEKLPDASISTDRGDNWKTLQRYATKCEFTGNSAFKFRAQNQIVCLVHKDENIDNDKTIVTIEDFSADDKIIHNGTVAAFATMNEFILATDEVIEDGKESAGLQAIASMDGKHFEAAQFPRNFHDSHSSLYTVLDSSNHAVNLFVATDLSEGRRRGSIIKSNSNGTTYVLSASNVNSDELGYVDFEKVAGLEGVTLINSVSNPVDKNGKKVIQTKISHNDGAEWGFLPPPSKGADGKSYSCSSSGDSKCALHLHHYTERENKGRTFSASTAVGLIFGYGNVGPSLGDVKDADTFMSADGGINWKSVKKGVWTWQYGDQGSIIVLAQRATHVNKVKSNIVSYSTDEGNTWTDYKFTDKEVTIQDLTSVHSGTSRNFLVWYQTDDKKLFAANLDFTGLTNQPCKYSDDSSSDYDLWSPKHPLQKDDCLFGHKAKYLRKKTDRKCYNQASMSRLRGYENCECTRRDFECAYNFELDNHGQCTLVPDHDAISGEEWCKQHPNETSYFDPTGYRRIPLTTCEGGQELDKTSTEHACAGHEEDFARKRGASGWAIFFAIIIPIGLAAAFGWYAWRNWSGKFGQIRLGDNSATFDSEQPWIKYPVIAISALAAVVAALPLVLTSIWRSATGVYERVSNRSRGGNWSRRYTTRDSFARGRGDYSMVDDDEGELLGEESDEEV; encoded by the exons ATGATGAGGTCCTCAGCCTGGGCCGCACTCTCATGGCGCGCCCTCATATTCTCGCTGCTATGGACAGCTGTGGCAGCAAAACAGGACAAGCCGACGGTCGACGCTTCCGTCGCGAAGCATCCTCCTCTTAACCTGAATTACTTTGAGGACAGTGACATCGTTGTCTTTCAAGATATCGAGGAGAGAAACATCTGGAGGTCCGAAGATGCAGGCAAAACATGGGCGCAAGTCCCTGACATCCCTGACCGAAGCGCAACCTTCTTGTACCTTCACCCCTTCGACTCCAATTCTGCTTTTGTTCTCACGAAAGATCGGAAGCACTACAAAACCGAAGACCGTGGCAAAAGCTGGAGTGAATTTAACAGCGGCACAATGCCTAGTGCTTTCCAACCCGATACTCTTGTCTTCCACGCAGGCGACCCAAAGCGCATCATTTTCAACGGCATGAACTGCGATGGAATTTTTTGCGACGAGGAAACAACATATACAATTGATGGTTTCAAGACTGTACAGCAGCTGCGTCCCAGCACATCGGGTTGCTGGTGGGCCAAGGCAAACCGAGAGTTCACAACTGGTGATGCCGAGCTAGACAAGACCAGAATCCTTTGCATCGTTACCGACCCCCTGAGTCTCTTCAAAACAAGCCAGAAGTTATGCGTCTCGGATAACTTCTTTGCCAAGGGCAGTGGTGGAAAATTCGACGAATTCGAGCCAAGTTTGGATGGTCAACGTGATGTAACCGGTGTTGTTAACATTGCAGCTGTCAAGAGTTTTATTCTTCTTGCCTCGTCATCCGCTGGCAGTGATGAGATGACTCTCTTCGTTACCAGTGATGCTCAGTTCTGGCACCGAGCCATGTTCCCTACAGACGACAGCCATGATCATTCCCACAAGATCAACCAAGAAGCTTACACGGTGCTCGAAAGCACCAACTACAGCATTCAAGTCGACGTCATGACTTCTCACCCGTCTACCCCTATGGGTGTCATCTTCACCAGCAACTCGAACGGTACATACTTCACAGAGAACATCCCGTACACCAACCGCAATGTCAAGGGCCACGTCGACTTCGAGAAAATCAGCGGAATCCAAGGTATCTTCCTGGTCAACACCGTCGAAAACGgcaaggatgttgatgcaAAGAACGCAAGGAAAGTTGTGGTGACACAAATCACATTTGACGATGGAAGAACCTTTGAGCCAGTCAAAGCTGGACAAGACCGCATTCACCTACATTCAATGACAGACATTGACAATATCGGGCGTATCTTCTCGAGCCCGGCCCCTGGTCTCGTTATGGGCAATGGAAACACGGGCGCCGCGCTCGGCGAGTTCGAGAGTTCCAATCTTTACGTTTCTGACAACGCTGGCGTGTCATGGAAAAAGGCGCTCGAAGGCCCTCACAAATATGAGTTTGGTGACACAGGCGGTATCTTGGTCGCTGTCAGAGATTCTCTCAAGGAGGACGTCGATAAGATTTCCTTCTCCCTGGACTATGGAGAAAACTGGGAGTCCGCCCCGCTCCCTGATGGCCTGAAGGTTAGGCCTGTTATCCTGACAACTACCCAGGACTCGACGAGCCTCAAGTTTCTGCTTGTTGGTGAGAAGGACAGAACTTTTCACATGATTGCCATCAATTTTGAGGGGATGGAGAAGCGCACTTGCGAGAGCAAGGACATGGAGTCATGGTATGCACGTGTTGACGACAAGGGAGCGGCAACTTGCATCATGGGTCACAAGCAGACATACAACCGCCGCAAGAAATCGGCGGATTGCTTTCTCAAGGCCGACTTCCGTGATCCTGAACCCGTCATCGAGAACTGCGAGTGTACCGATGCCGACTTTGAATGCGACTACAACTTTCAGAGGGACCCCGATGACAACAAGGTCTGTAAGAAGGTTGGGCCAGTTCCTATTCCAGAGGGCTCTTGTAAGGGTAAAGATGAGACTTTCAAGGGATCGTCTGGGTGGCGCCTTATTCCAGGAAATACATGTACTCGAAAGAGTGGCGCTCAGAAGGATGACCCAGTTGAACGCAAGTGCTCCGATGGCGGCAGTTCCGGTGGCGGTTCGACACCTGGTACTCCGGCCAGTGGTGAAATTTCGCTCAAGATCAATGAGTTCACGGACATCAAAGGCCAGGACATGCAGAAATTTTACCTCATGGGTGTCGAATCTGAGAGTCCTACCAGCGAAGTTGTTATTGCTCGACCCATTGGTGAGAAGCTACCTGACG CCTCAATCTCCACTGATCGTGGTGACAACTGGAAGACTCTGCAACGCTACGCGACCAAGTGCGAGTTCACAGGAAACTCTGCCTTCAAGTTCCGCGCTCAGAATCAAATCGTCTGTCTTGTTCACAAAGACGAGAACATTGACAACGACAAAACCATTGTCACAATTGAGGACTTTTCTGCCGACGACAAGATTATTCACAACGGCACGGTTGCAGCGTTTGCAACTATGAATGAGTTTATCCTCGCCACGGATGAGGTTattgaagatggcaaggaGAGCGCCGGCCTGCAAGCCATTGCTAGTATGGACGGAAAGCATTTCGAAGCAGCCCAATTTCCGCGCAACTTTCACGATTCTCACTCGTCGTTGTACACCGTTCTTGACAGCTCTAACCATGCTGTCAACCTATTTGTCGCCACTGATCTTTCCGAAGGCCGGCGCCGCGGCTCAATAATCAAGAGTAATTCTAACGGTACAACATATGTCCTCAGCGCATCCAACGTCAACTCTGACGAACTGGGTTACGTGGACTTTGAAAAGGTCGCGGGTCTTGAGGGCGTCACGCTTATTAATTCTGTTTCAAACCCTGTTGACAAGAACGGAAAGAAGGTGATTCAGACAAAGATTTCGCACAACGACGGTGCCGAATGGGGTTTCCTTCCCCCTCCATCAAAGGGTGCCGATGGCAAGTCTTATTCATGCAGCTCCTCGGGTGATAGCAAATGTGCTCTCCATCTACACCACTACACAGAGCGAGAGAATAAGGGCAGAACTTTCTCAGCAAGCACCGCTGTTGGCCTGATCTTTGGCTATGGAAACGTTGGACCAAGCCTTGGAGATGTCAAGGATGCCGATACATTCATGTCAGCTGATGGCGGAATCAACTGGAAGAGCGTTAAGAAGGGTGTATGGACGTGGCAATATGGTGACCAGGGCTCGATCATTGTGCTCGCACAGCGTGCTACCCACGTGAACAAGGTCAAGTCAAATATTGTCTCATACTCAACAGACGAGGGCAATACTTGGACTGACTACAAGTTCACCGACAAGGAAGTAACTATTCAAGACTTGACATCTGTCCATAGTGGAACTTCCCGAAACTTCTTGGTGTGGTACCAGACAGATGACAAGAAACTCTTCGCTGCCAACCTCGATTTTACAGGACTCACAAATCAGCCCTGCAAGTACTCAGATGATTCTTCTTCAGATTACGATCTCTGGTCTCCTAAGCATCCCCTTCAAAAGGATGACTGCCTTTTCGGACATAAGGCCAAGTATCTGCGAAAGAAGACGGACCGCAAGTGCTACAATCAAGCAAGCATGTCACGATTGCGGGGATACGAAAACTGCGAGTGTACCCGGCGAGATTTCGAATG TGCATATAATTTCGAACTAGACAATCATGGACAATGCACTCTGGTTCCGGATCATGATGCCATCTCGGGCGAGGAGTGGTGCAAGCAACATCCCAACGAGACATCGTACTTCGACCCTACAGGTTATCGCCGCATCCCTTTAACCACCTGCGAAGGTGGCCAAGAGCTGGATAAGACCTCCACAGAGCACGCTTGTGCAGGACACGAGGAGGATTTTGCACGCAAGCGTGGCGCTTCAGGCTGGGCTATTTTCTTTGCTATCATCATCCCCATCGGACTGGCAGCCGCCTTTGGCTGGTATGCTTGGCGCAACTGGAGCGGCAAATTTGGACAGATTCGACTGGGTGATAACAGTGCAACCTTTGACAGCGAACAACCTTGGATCAAGTATCCCGTCATTGCCATTTCAGCGCTGGcagctgttgttgctgcgCTACCACTTGTCCTGACCTCCATATGGCGATCCGCCACTGGAGTCTACGAGCGCGTATCAAACCGAAGCAGGGGAGGCAACTGGTCAAGACGGTATACCACACGCGATAGCTTCGCCCGAGGACGGGGTGACTATTCCATGgtcgatgacgacgagggcGAGCTACTCGGTGAGGAGAGCGACGAAGAGGTTTGA